The Algoriphagus sanaruensis genome window below encodes:
- a CDS encoding cysteine desulfurase family protein — protein MKVYFDNAATTAMDDQVIEAMLPFMKSHFGNPSSVHSHGREVRSAIEKSRKKVAELLNASPSEIFFTSGGTEADNTALVCGIDTHEITHAISSPIEHHAVLHTLEVLAQKGKIKLSLLDVDHQGNIDYDQLTTLLKANPKSLVSLMHANNEIGTLNDLERIGTLAKEYGAFFHSDTVQTMGHYRHDLKNLPVDAIVAGGHKFHGPKGAGFLYVRKDKKIHPFIHGGAQERNMRGGTENVIGIIGVAKALELAYEHMEEHQSQIRSLKARFIEKLRAEIPGVEFNGMSENIDQSLYTVLNVSLPPSESNSGMLLFNLDLAGISASGGSACSSGATVGSHVLRAIGAKADRDSVRFSFSRFNSLQEVDYTIERLKELYSVEA, from the coding sequence ATGAAAGTTTACTTTGACAATGCCGCAACCACAGCCATGGACGATCAAGTGATCGAAGCCATGCTTCCATTCATGAAAAGTCATTTTGGTAATCCTTCTTCAGTGCATAGCCATGGAAGAGAGGTAAGATCCGCCATTGAAAAATCAAGAAAAAAAGTTGCGGAACTACTCAATGCTAGCCCATCTGAAATTTTCTTCACCTCTGGTGGAACGGAGGCAGATAACACTGCTTTGGTCTGTGGTATTGATACGCACGAGATTACCCATGCCATAAGCTCCCCGATTGAGCACCATGCGGTATTACATACGCTAGAAGTTTTGGCCCAAAAAGGTAAAATCAAACTTTCCTTGCTTGATGTCGATCACCAAGGAAATATTGATTACGACCAATTGACAACACTTTTAAAAGCCAATCCAAAGAGTTTGGTCTCCTTAATGCATGCCAATAATGAAATTGGCACCTTGAATGATCTGGAGCGAATTGGAACACTTGCTAAAGAATACGGCGCTTTTTTCCATTCCGATACCGTTCAAACCATGGGGCACTATCGACATGATCTTAAAAATCTGCCCGTGGATGCCATTGTCGCAGGAGGACATAAATTTCATGGACCAAAAGGTGCAGGTTTTCTTTATGTCAGAAAAGACAAAAAAATTCACCCATTTATTCATGGAGGGGCCCAAGAGCGAAATATGCGAGGAGGGACTGAAAATGTGATTGGAATAATTGGTGTGGCTAAAGCATTGGAGCTTGCCTACGAGCACATGGAAGAACATCAATCTCAAATTCGTTCGTTAAAAGCTCGATTCATAGAAAAATTAAGGGCAGAAATTCCGGGTGTAGAATTTAATGGAATGTCTGAAAACATAGACCAGTCTCTTTACACTGTTCTTAATGTCAGCCTTCCGCCTTCTGAATCAAATAGTGGCATGTTACTTTTCAATTTGGACTTAGCTGGAATTTCTGCTTCAGGTGGTTCAGCTTGTAGTTCTGGAGCCACAGTAGGATCTCATGTTTTACGCGCAATTGGAGCAAAAGCTGATCGAGATTCTGTCCGGTTTTCTTTTAGCCGATTTAATTCATTACAAGAAGTTGATTACACAATTGAGCGACTTAAGGAGCTTTACAGTGTAGAGGCATAA
- a CDS encoding WD40/YVTN/BNR-like repeat-containing protein, giving the protein MKRGLFFLLSYCLISGLIAQEVQWKEITTPVKASLRGLSPVSTTVCWASGSQGTWLKTMDGGESWEHGSIEGLDSLDFRAIHAWDDERAIVASAGSPAVVYKTSDGGKTWEKVHEEAEPAFFDALTFLSPNRGFLLGDPIDGTWMLLETYDGGDSWQRLPISPPAAEGEAAFAASNSSLLVNRNILVFGTGGATSNLHLYSLNDQYWTLFQGPLLQGAFSQGIFGLSFVQDGIVAVGGDFEKPDSRDRTAAVFKNQMAELPNRFPSGYRSGIAYWKQKKLLIAVGPSGSDISLDQGMNWENFSATGFHAVKVSLDQKSIWASGSQGRIGKLISK; this is encoded by the coding sequence ATGAAACGAGGGTTATTCTTTCTATTGAGTTATTGTTTGATTTCTGGACTTATTGCCCAGGAAGTCCAGTGGAAAGAAATAACTACACCAGTGAAAGCTTCCTTAAGGGGGCTTTCACCGGTTTCAACTACCGTGTGCTGGGCTAGTGGAAGCCAAGGTACTTGGCTGAAAACCATGGACGGTGGCGAATCGTGGGAACATGGATCTATTGAAGGACTTGATTCTTTAGATTTCCGAGCAATTCATGCTTGGGATGACGAGAGAGCGATCGTGGCATCGGCAGGATCGCCGGCTGTAGTCTATAAAACCAGCGATGGAGGAAAAACATGGGAAAAAGTACATGAAGAAGCGGAGCCTGCTTTTTTTGATGCGCTTACTTTTTTGTCCCCAAATCGTGGTTTTTTGTTAGGGGATCCAATTGATGGAACTTGGATGTTACTGGAGACTTATGATGGGGGCGATTCTTGGCAGCGCTTGCCTATATCACCTCCAGCCGCAGAAGGTGAAGCAGCGTTTGCTGCGAGTAATTCTTCACTTTTAGTCAATCGGAATATTCTTGTTTTTGGGACAGGAGGGGCCACCTCTAATTTGCACCTTTACTCGCTCAATGACCAGTACTGGACCTTATTTCAAGGACCTCTTTTGCAAGGAGCGTTCTCACAGGGGATATTCGGATTATCTTTTGTTCAAGATGGAATAGTCGCAGTCGGGGGAGATTTCGAAAAGCCTGATTCAAGGGATCGAACCGCGGCAGTTTTTAAAAATCAAATGGCGGAATTGCCGAATAGGTTTCCTTCTGGATATCGTTCGGGGATTGCCTATTGGAAACAGAAAAAATTATTGATCGCTGTTGGTCCTTCGGGATCTGATATTTCGTTGGATCAAGGAATGAACTGGGAAAACTTCTCAGCTACTGGCTTTCATGCGGTCAAAGTTTCTTTGGATCAGAAGTCAATCTGGGCATCGGGTTCTCAAGGGCGAATTGGGAAATTGATTTCAAAGTAA
- a CDS encoding formylglycine-generating enzyme family protein has protein sequence MEKKLVLIVLILMSFQLNISAVFDPYTQKIPGTPVSFDMTPIPGGTFWMGSNDSDFSDQTPSHEVSLAPFWMGTHEVTWDAFELFLDKHFEESMTEGGIEERVDGLTRPSLPYLDMTFGMGKEGKPAVGMTQYGALQFCHWLYLKTGIFYRLPTEAEWEYAARGGSQERFFYGNDPAKLVEYAWVKSNSNGQTHSVGQKKPNPFGLYDIYGNVQEWTIDLYEPDFYSRSPKDNPMNPADKLYPHVVRGGSFKSDPTEISSAMRATSDPNWKRIDPQIPKSQWWFPEAPFIGLRIVRPLTPPSPEEIQAYYNQEPIADY, from the coding sequence ATGGAAAAAAAGTTAGTGTTAATTGTGCTAATTCTGATGAGTTTCCAGCTCAACATTTCGGCAGTTTTTGATCCTTATACTCAAAAAATCCCAGGCACTCCCGTTTCCTTTGATATGACTCCTATTCCTGGAGGCACATTTTGGATGGGTAGTAATGATTCCGATTTTTCGGACCAAACCCCATCCCATGAAGTCTCTTTAGCTCCATTTTGGATGGGAACGCATGAAGTTACTTGGGATGCATTTGAGCTCTTTTTGGATAAGCACTTCGAAGAATCGATGACGGAAGGGGGAATTGAAGAGCGAGTAGATGGCTTGACGCGTCCTAGTTTACCGTATTTGGATATGACCTTTGGAATGGGGAAAGAAGGTAAGCCTGCTGTCGGAATGACTCAATATGGTGCACTTCAATTCTGTCACTGGCTTTATTTGAAAACAGGAATTTTTTATCGACTTCCTACAGAGGCAGAATGGGAATATGCAGCTCGTGGAGGTTCTCAGGAACGATTTTTCTATGGCAATGACCCAGCAAAGCTCGTCGAATATGCTTGGGTTAAATCCAATAGTAATGGACAGACGCATAGCGTGGGGCAGAAAAAGCCCAATCCCTTTGGACTTTATGATATTTATGGAAATGTACAGGAGTGGACGATAGATCTTTATGAGCCTGATTTTTACAGCAGGTCACCCAAGGATAATCCAATGAATCCAGCGGATAAATTGTACCCTCATGTGGTAAGAGGGGGAAGTTTCAAATCCGATCCGACTGAGATCAGTTCAGCGATGAGGGCTACCTCTGATCCGAATTGGAAAAGAATAGATCCTCAAATACCCAAAAGTCAATGGTGGTTTCCCGAGGCACCATTCATTGGGCTTCGGATAGTTAGACCTTTAACACCTCCTTCACCAGAAGAAATTCAAGCCTATTACAATCAAGAACCAATAGCTGATTATTAA
- a CDS encoding HisA/HisF-related TIM barrel protein yields the protein MFEIIPSIWLINGKCVRLKRGDFATEEVISNNPLEIAQAFESIGIKRLHLVDLDGARRGEPKNYHILETIAGYTDLKIDFTGGVSTDGDVIKCFEFGAKTVTIASAAANFPERFAQFILSYGREKINLAADTTPTDHKIKIRGWLKKTEIDLFEHIEFFYDRGLKYLKCSDVTRDGVMEGPNFTLYQEILDRFPNLQLAASGGVRGIDDFRKLRDMGVHAAVFGRAYYEGKIELADLEKFMLEG from the coding sequence ATGTTCGAAATTATTCCTTCCATTTGGCTGATAAACGGAAAGTGTGTCCGACTAAAAAGGGGGGATTTTGCTACTGAAGAGGTAATTTCCAATAATCCATTGGAAATTGCTCAGGCGTTTGAAAGCATCGGAATCAAGCGACTCCATTTAGTGGATTTGGATGGTGCTCGCCGTGGGGAGCCAAAGAACTATCATATTTTAGAGACGATTGCTGGTTATACAGATTTGAAAATTGATTTTACAGGAGGGGTTTCGACAGATGGTGATGTGATAAAATGTTTTGAGTTTGGTGCCAAGACGGTGACAATTGCCTCTGCAGCTGCTAACTTTCCAGAAAGATTTGCGCAGTTTATCTTGTCCTACGGAAGAGAGAAAATCAATCTAGCAGCTGATACGACGCCCACTGATCATAAAATAAAAATCCGCGGCTGGCTGAAAAAAACCGAAATCGACTTGTTTGAGCATATCGAATTCTTTTATGATCGAGGATTGAAATATCTGAAGTGTTCAGATGTAACTCGAGATGGTGTCATGGAAGGGCCTAATTTTACCCTTTATCAAGAAATATTAGATCGTTTCCCAAATTTACAATTGGCCGCTTCAGGTGGGGTTCGAGGAATAGATGATTTCAGAAAACTTCGTGATATGGGGGTCCATGCTGCAGTTTTTGGACGTGCCTATTACGAAGGGAAAATTGAACTTGCTGATCTAGAAAAATTTATGCTAGAAGGATAG
- a CDS encoding RidA family protein: MPNQVIFTPEAPAPIGPYSQAILAGNTLYVSGQIALDPDTGDLINENITEETHAVMKNMEAILRAAGFGFGDIAKCTIFIRDMGQFATINEAYGQYFKVNPPARETVEVSKLPKNVNVEISCIAIKAGS; this comes from the coding sequence ATGCCCAATCAAGTAATTTTCACCCCAGAAGCTCCTGCACCGATCGGTCCCTATTCCCAAGCTATATTAGCGGGTAATACCTTATATGTTTCTGGTCAAATCGCTTTAGATCCTGATACGGGAGACTTGATCAATGAAAATATTACAGAGGAGACTCATGCTGTCATGAAAAACATGGAGGCCATTTTAAGAGCTGCCGGTTTTGGATTTGGAGATATAGCTAAGTGTACCATTTTTATTCGCGACATGGGGCAGTTTGCAACGATCAATGAAGCTTATGGGCAATATTTTAAAGTTAATCCTCCTGCCCGGGAAACAGTCGAGGTGAGCAAACTCCCTAAGAATGTAAATGTGGAAATTTCTTGCATTGCGATAAAAGCGGGCAGTTGA
- a CDS encoding Tll0287-like domain-containing protein produces the protein MEKSWKVKMGILACLFLLMISCGPQERVSKEVFEEANRHLEVKRISEAQIIEEAMIWGDSISQEAQKELIAKLQASVAEVGIPGAIEFCSTNALSILNEFSQSHQVTVRRVSNKYRNPSDQPDDSELPILEAYEYNAENGLESEPNIQKLNGGEVLLYTKPIVIGSGLCLSCHGEQGKEINDETANKLSTIYSNDLAQGYKLGDLRGMWSIRIPKSEVAKRL, from the coding sequence ATGGAAAAGTCATGGAAGGTTAAGATGGGGATTCTCGCTTGTTTGTTCTTGTTGATGATTAGTTGTGGTCCTCAAGAGCGTGTATCCAAGGAAGTATTTGAAGAGGCAAACAGACATCTAGAAGTAAAGAGAATATCTGAAGCCCAAATCATCGAAGAAGCTATGATTTGGGGGGATTCCATTTCCCAAGAAGCACAAAAAGAATTGATTGCTAAGCTGCAAGCTTCCGTTGCAGAAGTGGGAATTCCTGGAGCAATCGAATTCTGCAGTACAAATGCATTGTCAATACTGAATGAATTCAGCCAATCTCATCAAGTCACGGTTAGGAGAGTTTCAAATAAATATCGAAATCCATCCGATCAGCCTGATGATTCTGAACTACCTATTTTGGAGGCTTATGAATACAATGCCGAAAACGGGTTAGAAAGTGAGCCGAATATTCAAAAGTTAAATGGTGGAGAGGTACTACTTTATACTAAGCCAATTGTAATTGGGTCGGGACTATGTCTAAGTTGCCACGGTGAGCAAGGGAAAGAAATTAATGATGAGACTGCCAATAAACTATCCACAATCTATTCGAATGATTTAGCTCAAGGCTATAAACTAGGAGATCTTCGAGGGATGTGGTCTATTCGAATTCCCAAAAGTGAAGTGGCGAAACGGTTGTAA
- the glmM gene encoding phosphoglucosamine mutase codes for MSLIKSISGIRGTIGGKAGEGLTPIDVVKFASAYGAWVIEKTGNPKVVIGRDARLSGKMISDLVSATLQGLGIHVIDLGLSTTPTVEFAVPKEQAGGGIILTASHNPIQWNALKLLNSVGEFISDEEGKSILEKAEKEDFNFAEVKKLGKYTAIDDYLDRHIQHVLDLELVDVEAIRARNFKIVVDAVNSTGGIAVPKLLKALGVTEIEEMYCTPDGHFPHNPEPLPENLREISKKLEKGNFDLGIVVDPDVDRLALVNEDGSMFGEEYTLVAVADYVLSQTPGNTVSNLSSTRALKDVTLKRGGNYTAAAVGEVNVVNQMKAVNAVIGGEGNGGIIYPTSHYGRDALVGIGLFLTHLAKFGKSISMLRATYPNYHISKNKIELTPEIDVDKILLEIKNKYKKHPINDIDGVKIEFDKEWVHLRKSNTEPIIRIYSESDSEATAEHLAKKIMLDIKEVVSASLI; via the coding sequence GTGTCACTCATTAAATCAATTTCCGGAATTAGAGGAACTATCGGCGGCAAGGCCGGTGAGGGACTCACACCAATTGATGTAGTTAAATTTGCTTCCGCCTATGGGGCTTGGGTCATCGAAAAAACCGGGAATCCAAAAGTTGTAATTGGACGAGATGCAAGGCTCTCTGGAAAAATGATCTCGGATCTTGTTTCAGCCACCCTTCAAGGGCTAGGAATTCATGTAATAGATCTTGGGCTAAGCACCACACCAACGGTAGAATTTGCGGTGCCAAAAGAACAAGCGGGAGGAGGTATTATCCTCACTGCTTCCCATAATCCCATTCAATGGAATGCGCTAAAATTGCTGAATTCAGTCGGTGAGTTCATTTCAGATGAAGAAGGGAAATCCATTCTGGAAAAAGCAGAAAAGGAGGATTTTAACTTCGCTGAAGTCAAAAAACTCGGAAAGTACACCGCTATCGACGATTACCTTGACCGCCATATCCAACATGTTCTTGATCTGGAGCTGGTGGATGTGGAAGCTATTCGAGCAAGGAATTTCAAAATCGTGGTTGATGCTGTCAATTCCACAGGAGGAATAGCTGTTCCAAAATTGCTAAAAGCCCTTGGAGTTACAGAAATTGAAGAAATGTATTGTACTCCTGACGGTCATTTCCCACATAATCCTGAACCACTTCCTGAGAATCTGCGGGAGATTTCAAAAAAATTAGAAAAAGGAAACTTTGATCTAGGCATCGTGGTAGACCCTGATGTGGATCGATTAGCCCTTGTCAACGAGGATGGTTCCATGTTTGGAGAGGAATATACGCTAGTTGCAGTTGCAGATTACGTGTTGTCCCAAACCCCAGGAAATACGGTTTCCAACCTTTCTTCTACCCGAGCTCTGAAGGATGTAACTCTAAAAAGAGGTGGTAATTATACCGCAGCAGCAGTGGGGGAAGTTAATGTCGTCAATCAAATGAAAGCCGTAAATGCGGTAATTGGCGGAGAAGGAAATGGAGGGATTATCTATCCTACTTCCCATTATGGAAGAGATGCCTTGGTTGGGATTGGTCTATTTTTAACCCATCTGGCAAAGTTCGGAAAATCAATTTCCATGCTTAGAGCCACCTATCCGAACTACCATATTTCAAAAAACAAAATCGAACTTACTCCTGAGATCGACGTGGACAAAATCCTCCTCGAAATCAAAAACAAGTATAAAAAACACCCCATCAATGATATTGATGGAGTCAAAATAGAATTCGATAAAGAATGGGTTCATTTGAGAAAATCAAATACAGAACCGATCATTCGGATTTATTCAGAATCGGACAGCGAAGCTACCGCTGAGCATTTAGCTAAAAAAATTATGCTAGATATCAAGGAGGTGGTGAGTGCATCGCTGATTTAA
- the mazG gene encoding nucleoside triphosphate pyrophosphohydrolase: MSNLSTRAEQLAAFDRLLTIMDELRAQCPWDKKQTTESLRHLTIEETFELSDAILEGNPEEIKKELGDILLHIVFYAKIGSEEGNFDISTLIHSLCEKLVRRHPHIYGDTVAQDEETVKQNWEKIKLKEKGNSSVLGGVPKSLPALIKAMRIQEKARGVGFDWEEKQQVWEKVEEEMKEFQAEFNAASEEEIDHEKATGEFGDLLFSLINYARFIDINPEEALERTNLKFIKRFQYLENAAREAGKNLSDMTLAEMDVYWNEAKKK; encoded by the coding sequence ATGTCCAATTTGAGTACCCGAGCAGAACAGCTTGCCGCATTTGATCGATTGTTGACCATTATGGATGAGCTGCGTGCACAATGTCCTTGGGATAAAAAGCAAACGACGGAGAGCCTCAGACATTTAACGATAGAAGAAACCTTTGAATTATCGGATGCCATTTTGGAGGGGAATCCCGAAGAAATAAAAAAAGAACTGGGAGACATCTTATTGCATATCGTTTTTTATGCAAAGATTGGCTCTGAAGAAGGCAATTTTGATATTTCCACCTTGATCCATTCTTTGTGTGAGAAATTGGTCCGACGCCATCCCCACATTTATGGAGATACAGTTGCGCAAGATGAAGAAACTGTCAAGCAAAACTGGGAAAAGATCAAGTTGAAAGAAAAAGGGAATAGTTCTGTTCTAGGAGGGGTTCCCAAATCATTGCCAGCTTTGATCAAAGCCATGCGAATCCAAGAAAAAGCCCGCGGTGTAGGTTTTGATTGGGAAGAAAAGCAGCAGGTTTGGGAAAAGGTTGAGGAGGAGATGAAAGAGTTTCAAGCAGAATTTAATGCAGCCTCCGAGGAAGAAATCGACCATGAAAAGGCGACAGGCGAATTTGGTGATCTTCTTTTTTCGCTCATTAATTACGCCCGTTTTATTGACATCAATCCTGAAGAGGCGTTGGAGCGAACAAACCTTAAATTCATCAAGCGGTTTCAATATCTAGAAAATGCTGCTCGCGAGGCTGGCAAAAACTTGAGTGATATGACCCTCGCTGAAATGGACGTTTATTGGAATGAGGCCAAGAAAAAATAA
- a CDS encoding hydroxypyruvate isomerase family protein, whose product MERRGFIKRMGVGSAFLSAAGALSFPGFAEEIKRAIPFNMDFAPHFGMFRNHAPGGIVEELKFMADQGFRSLEDNGMLKRSVAEQELIGKTLQDLGMRMGVFVIDGGDNWKVSLATGKQEFLDTFLATCRTSVEVAKRVGAKWMTVVPGYFERNLPLGVQTGNVIEALKRGAEILEPHGLTMVLEPLSDNPDLFLRHADQTYMICKAVDSPACKILYDIYHMQRNEGNLIATMDKTWSEIAYIQIGDNPGRKEPGTGEINFSNVFKWIHEKGFTGVMGMEHGNAGPGKEGELALIEAYRKVDVK is encoded by the coding sequence ATGGAAAGAAGAGGATTTATTAAGCGAATGGGTGTAGGTAGTGCTTTTTTAAGTGCTGCTGGAGCACTAAGTTTTCCTGGTTTTGCAGAAGAAATCAAACGAGCCATTCCTTTCAATATGGATTTTGCACCACATTTTGGGATGTTCCGAAATCATGCTCCCGGAGGAATAGTAGAAGAGCTCAAGTTTATGGCAGATCAAGGATTCAGGTCCTTGGAGGACAATGGGATGCTGAAAAGATCGGTGGCCGAACAAGAATTAATCGGAAAAACACTCCAGGACTTGGGAATGAGGATGGGAGTGTTTGTTATTGATGGAGGAGACAACTGGAAAGTATCTCTGGCTACTGGAAAGCAAGAATTTTTGGATACTTTTTTGGCCACCTGTCGAACATCAGTTGAAGTAGCTAAACGAGTAGGAGCCAAATGGATGACAGTCGTGCCTGGATACTTTGAGCGAAATCTTCCTTTAGGTGTCCAAACTGGAAATGTCATTGAAGCCTTAAAGCGGGGAGCCGAGATTTTGGAGCCGCATGGGCTGACTATGGTACTAGAGCCATTGAGTGATAATCCTGACTTATTTCTCCGCCACGCCGACCAAACCTATATGATTTGTAAAGCTGTAGATAGCCCTGCCTGCAAGATTCTCTACGATATCTATCACATGCAGCGAAATGAAGGGAATCTAATCGCAACTATGGACAAGACCTGGAGTGAAATAGCCTACATTCAAATTGGAGATAATCCAGGGAGAAAAGAGCCAGGTACTGGAGAAATTAACTTTTCTAATGTATTTAAGTGGATTCATGAAAAAGGATTTACTGGAGTGATGGGAATGGAGCATGGTAATGCAGGGCCTGGGAAAGAGGGCGAGCTTGCCTTGATTGAGGCTTACCGAAAAGTTGATGTAAAATGA
- a CDS encoding Gfo/Idh/MocA family oxidoreductase, with protein MNQNNSRRDFLKTSALVTGGMLAPSFLVPGAYAAPENHLKLAVIGCGGRGTGAVFQAFETGHPIKLVAMADAFEDRLEQSYKAISGKYGAEKVTVTPEKMFVGFDGYKQAIAEADVVILASPPGFRPQHFEEAVKQGKQIFMEKPVATDAAGIRKVLAAAEEAKAKKLNVVVGLQRHYQSNYREVMKRIHDGALGEIIGGQVYWNDGGVWVRERKPEQTEMEYQMRNWYYFNWLCGDHIVEQHVHNIDVANWAKNGYPVKAEGTGGRQVRTGKDHGEIFDHHVLTFTYADGSVIHSECRHFPGAANRVDETFQGTNGKVYLSAGNHGNMTDWKGNPIYTHDRDNNPNPYQVEHDELWATLVKGEYKFADAENAAKSTMTAIMGRYATYSGKVITWDEALNGSVDLFPEKLAWDALPKLLPNADGYYPYAIPGKTKVI; from the coding sequence ATGAATCAAAATAATTCGAGAAGAGACTTTTTGAAAACTTCCGCTCTTGTCACTGGCGGAATGTTAGCCCCATCATTTCTAGTTCCAGGAGCTTATGCCGCTCCTGAAAACCACCTAAAACTTGCCGTCATTGGTTGTGGAGGTAGAGGAACTGGAGCTGTGTTTCAAGCTTTTGAAACAGGACACCCAATTAAATTAGTTGCAATGGCAGATGCCTTTGAGGATCGTTTGGAGCAAAGCTATAAGGCTATTTCAGGAAAATATGGGGCTGAAAAAGTCACCGTTACACCTGAAAAGATGTTTGTTGGATTTGATGGATATAAGCAGGCCATTGCAGAAGCTGATGTAGTTATTTTGGCATCACCTCCAGGATTTCGCCCCCAACATTTTGAGGAGGCCGTAAAGCAGGGAAAACAGATTTTTATGGAAAAACCAGTGGCCACCGATGCAGCTGGTATTCGAAAAGTTCTAGCGGCAGCGGAGGAAGCAAAAGCCAAAAAACTGAATGTCGTTGTAGGACTTCAGCGACATTATCAAAGCAATTACCGAGAAGTGATGAAGCGAATTCATGATGGAGCTTTGGGAGAAATTATCGGAGGACAAGTCTATTGGAATGACGGTGGAGTTTGGGTTCGTGAACGCAAACCGGAGCAGACGGAAATGGAATACCAAATGCGGAATTGGTATTATTTCAATTGGCTCTGTGGAGATCATATCGTAGAGCAGCATGTTCATAATATTGACGTAGCCAATTGGGCCAAGAATGGTTATCCCGTAAAAGCAGAAGGAACGGGTGGTCGTCAAGTCCGGACAGGAAAAGACCATGGAGAGATCTTTGATCACCATGTATTAACCTTCACATATGCGGATGGATCTGTAATTCATTCGGAGTGTAGGCATTTTCCAGGTGCTGCCAATCGGGTGGATGAGACTTTCCAAGGAACCAATGGAAAGGTGTACCTGAGTGCTGGAAATCATGGAAATATGACTGATTGGAAAGGAAATCCAATCTATACCCATGATCGTGATAATAACCCCAATCCTTACCAAGTAGAGCATGACGAGCTCTGGGCAACGTTAGTTAAAGGAGAATACAAATTCGCTGATGCTGAAAATGCAGCAAAATCTACCATGACGGCGATTATGGGTCGATATGCAACCTATTCTGGCAAAGTGATAACTTGGGACGAAGCCTTAAATGGTTCTGTTGATCTTTTCCCTGAGAAGTTGGCTTGGGATGCTTTACCTAAACTTTTACCGAACGCTGATGGGTATTACCCTTATGCAATTCCAGGAAAAACTAAAGTAATCTAA
- a CDS encoding tRNA-binding protein produces the protein MQTIDQEDFLKIDLRLGTIIQAEIFEKARKPAYKIWIDFGADLGVKKSSAQVTSFYTPESLLGKQVICVVNFKPRQIADFMSEVLVTGFSAESGGIVLATSDQLAPNGAKLH, from the coding sequence ATGCAAACGATTGACCAGGAAGATTTTCTCAAAATTGACTTACGATTAGGAACAATAATACAGGCAGAAATTTTTGAGAAAGCTCGTAAACCCGCCTATAAAATTTGGATAGATTTCGGGGCGGATCTGGGAGTGAAAAAATCCTCAGCTCAAGTGACTTCATTTTATACCCCAGAAAGCTTACTGGGTAAACAAGTGATTTGTGTGGTCAATTTCAAGCCCAGACAAATCGCAGATTTTATGTCTGAAGTTTTGGTCACTGGATTTTCAGCTGAATCAGGAGGAATTGTTTTGGCTACCTCCGACCAACTTGCGCCAAATGGTGCTAAATTACATTAA